From a region of the Candidatus Azobacteroides pseudotrichonymphae genomovar. CFP2 genome:
- a CDS encoding FAD/NAD(P)-binding protein, translating to MDRNIYLPYLVTIDKIIQEAPGIKTFRLKFNDEKERNKFSFKTGQFAEYSVFGEGEVTFCIASPHTRKDYIECTFRQVGRVTTALANLEEGAIIGTRGPYGNVFPIDEWKGKNLVFIAGGIALPPIRSVIWTCLDNRADYNDISIFYGAKTAGDYVYKYELEKWKNRVDIHLYLTVDPGGETLTWQENIGFIPSIVEKISPCSKNTIAIVCGPPIMIKNTFSVLKELDFSNDNIFTTLENRMKCGFGKCGRCNVGKFYVCKDGPVFTAAQLATLPDEY from the coding sequence ATGGACAGAAATATCTATTTGCCTTATTTGGTAACTATTGATAAAATCATCCAAGAAGCACCAGGAATAAAAACTTTTCGTTTAAAATTTAACGATGAAAAGGAAAGGAATAAATTTTCTTTCAAGACAGGGCAATTTGCTGAATACTCTGTATTTGGAGAAGGAGAAGTAACTTTTTGCATTGCCTCACCTCATACCAGAAAAGATTACATAGAATGTACTTTCCGACAAGTAGGCAGAGTAACAACAGCATTGGCAAATTTAGAAGAAGGAGCAATTATCGGGACTAGAGGGCCTTATGGAAATGTATTCCCCATAGATGAATGGAAGGGCAAAAATTTAGTATTCATTGCTGGAGGGATTGCTTTACCTCCCATACGTAGTGTCATTTGGACGTGCTTAGACAATCGAGCAGACTATAATGATATCAGCATCTTTTATGGTGCAAAAACAGCGGGTGACTATGTTTATAAATACGAATTGGAAAAATGGAAAAACCGTGTAGATATTCATTTATACTTAACCGTAGATCCAGGAGGAGAAACACTAACATGGCAAGAAAATATTGGATTCATTCCATCTATTGTTGAAAAAATATCCCCTTGTTCCAAAAATACCATTGCCATTGTTTGCGGACCTCCCATTATGATTAAAAATACTTTCTCAGTACTGAAAGAATTAGATTTTTCCAATGATAATATCTTCACAACACTTGAAAATCGCATGAAATGTGGTTTTGGTAAATGTGGGAGGTGTAATGTGGGTAAATTTTATGTCTGTAAAGATGGTCCAGTTTTTACAGCAGCGCAACTGGCAACATTGCCTGATGAGTACTAA
- a CDS encoding 4-hydroxythreonine-4-phosphate dehydrogenase PdxA encodes MNKQMIKIGISCDNTNAKQIIQTFSEVRIFELCVPIIYDYSTVLSYYRKIRRLPIRTTNIHNANKSIKNSLNIIDISNKALPMTVGKTNIKSNTAIGESFYRGLSDLKVGEIDVFVTSSTSTDSIQQIESELLDEKKSLPILTNDYFRIAEISNSTPINIDILTEKIKNLHSTLLHDFMVTFPRIAIVSENSPAEIITDATQIAFREGIFCFSTFNPESFFNSDIYKKFDAALIINCMSTNFIFQSIQPVSEQTNAILISNMPYVVAIANSTSLTPSIYLAIDVYRNRKNKSDGDTTNSLKKVRIPSTKKKFEYKKKSSFPLLRQS; translated from the coding sequence ATGAATAAACAAATGATAAAGATTGGCATCAGTTGTGATAATACTAATGCCAAACAAATAATCCAAACTTTTAGTGAGGTTCGAATATTCGAACTCTGTGTCCCTATTATCTATGATTATTCCACAGTATTATCCTATTATCGTAAAATAAGAAGATTACCTATTCGTACTACTAATATTCATAACGCTAATAAATCAATAAAAAATAGCCTCAATATTATTGATATAAGTAATAAAGCCCTACCTATGACAGTAGGGAAAACAAATATTAAAAGTAATACAGCTATTGGAGAATCCTTCTATAGAGGCTTATCTGATCTAAAAGTAGGAGAAATTGATGTTTTTGTTACTTCCTCAACATCAACTGATTCAATTCAACAAATTGAATCGGAATTACTCGACGAGAAAAAAAGTTTACCAATACTAACCAATGACTATTTTCGCATTGCTGAAATATCCAATTCAACTCCTATTAATATTGATATACTTACAGAAAAAATAAAAAATCTACATTCAACCCTTCTCCACGATTTTATGGTTACTTTCCCGCGGATAGCCATTGTTTCTGAGAACTCTCCAGCAGAAATTATCACCGATGCCACTCAAATCGCTTTCCGAGAAGGAATATTCTGCTTTAGTACTTTTAATCCCGAATCTTTTTTTAATTCAGATATATACAAAAAGTTTGACGCCGCACTCATAATAAATTGTATGTCTACCAATTTTATTTTTCAATCAATTCAACCTGTCAGTGAACAAACAAACGCCATCCTTATAAGCAATATGCCCTATGTTGTAGCTATTGCTAATAGCACATCATTAACTCCGTCTATCTACTTAGCTATAGATGTATATCGCAATCGGAAAAATAAATCAGACGGGGATACAACAAATTCCTTGAAGAAAGTTCGTATCCCATCTACAAAAAAGAAATTTGAATATAAAAAAAAATCATCATTCCCGCTACTTCGACAATCCTAA
- the uxuA gene encoding mannonate dehydratase has protein sequence MIFEKTWRWFGKNDSITLSDLRQIGVEGIVTALHHIPNGEVWSGKSINDLKCYIENSGLRWSVVESLPVSESIKYAGRNRNQLIENYKVSLANLGKAGVRTVCYNFMPVIDWIRTDLARKQDNGTYSLYFDLVRFAYFDIHILKRVKADRDYSSETLEKVHHLATIISTKEKEELIENIIVKTQGFVNGNIKEGDQNPVAIFNRLLVYYKDIGKNQLRENLKYFLQQVIPVAEEYGVNLCIHPDDPPFPVFGLPRIITNEEDIAWFLNAVDNFHNGLTFCAGSLSAGRHNDVVNLAKKFASRTHFVHLRSTNVLPNGDFVEASPLEGRGNLLRVIEIFKKYQNLPMRVDHGPLMLTDIGKEYNPGYSFLGRMKALGEISGMMEAVLHSIG, from the coding sequence ATGATCTTTGAAAAAACGTGGAGGTGGTTTGGGAAAAATGACAGTATTACGCTTTCTGATTTAAGACAAATAGGTGTAGAAGGTATTGTAACAGCTTTACACCATATCCCTAATGGTGAGGTTTGGTCAGGAAAATCGATTAATGATTTAAAATGCTATATTGAAAATAGTGGTCTGAGGTGGTCAGTTGTAGAGAGTCTTCCTGTGTCTGAAAGTATTAAATATGCTGGAAGAAATAGGAATCAATTGATCGAGAATTATAAAGTCAGTTTGGCGAATTTAGGTAAGGCAGGTGTCCGCACCGTTTGTTACAACTTTATGCCTGTTATTGATTGGATTCGTACTGATTTGGCACGAAAACAAGATAATGGTACGTATTCTTTATATTTTGATCTTGTCCGTTTTGCTTATTTTGATATTCATATATTAAAAAGAGTAAAGGCTGATCGTGATTATTCGTCTGAAACTTTGGAGAAAGTACATCACCTTGCTACGATTATTAGCACAAAAGAAAAAGAAGAGTTAATAGAAAATATTATTGTTAAAACACAAGGATTTGTTAATGGTAATATTAAGGAGGGAGACCAAAATCCGGTAGCTATTTTCAATCGATTGTTAGTATATTACAAGGATATTGGCAAGAATCAATTGAGAGAAAATTTGAAATATTTTCTTCAGCAAGTGATCCCTGTAGCAGAGGAATATGGAGTTAATCTTTGTATTCATCCAGATGATCCTCCTTTTCCTGTTTTTGGGTTACCTCGTATTATTACTAATGAGGAAGATATTGCTTGGTTTTTAAATGCAGTAGATAATTTTCATAATGGGCTTACTTTTTGTGCAGGGAGTTTGAGTGCGGGTCGTCACAATGACGTTGTGAATTTAGCGAAAAAGTTTGCCTCTCGAACACATTTTGTACACTTGCGAAGTACAAATGTTTTACCTAACGGCGATTTTGTAGAAGCCTCTCCTTTGGAAGGAAGAGGAAATCTTTTGAGAGTAATAGAGATATTTAAAAAATATCAGAATCTTCCTATGCGTGTAGATCATGGACCATTAATGTTGACGGATATAGGTAAAGAGTATAATCCTGGCTATTCTTTTTTAGGTAGAATGAAAGCCCTTGGTGAGATTTCAGGAATGATGGAGGCTGTTTTGCATAGTATTGGATAA
- the modA gene encoding molybdate ABC transporter substrate-binding protein has product MKVKSKKHKLMKRIILLFSLVLPFATMCQQKKDTEQKIVKVAAAANLRYVLEKIKKQYESEYPSSRIDISFGSSGTFTQQILNGADYDFFMAADMSYPKKIVENGHAYGDVETYIYGKLALWSLNLDVSEWLKSILSPQVKKIAIANPKGAPYGESTVKFLETQGLYKKISNKIVWGNDIGQTAQFAFSGNAELGFIALSLVFSPDLQGKGHFYVFPEDICPPQEQGCVLIKKSQEVTQFKNYIMSHKCDSLWVKFGYGLVKK; this is encoded by the coding sequence ATGAAAGTTAAATCAAAAAAACATAAACTAATGAAACGTATTATTTTACTTTTTTCGCTCGTGCTCCCTTTTGCAACGATGTGCCAACAAAAAAAGGATACAGAACAAAAAATCGTAAAAGTTGCTGCTGCTGCTAACCTCCGTTATGTATTGGAAAAAATCAAAAAACAATATGAATCAGAATATCCTTCTTCAAGAATCGATATTTCCTTTGGTTCATCAGGAACATTCACACAACAAATTCTAAATGGTGCTGATTATGATTTTTTTATGGCTGCCGACATGAGCTATCCTAAAAAAATAGTTGAAAATGGCCATGCATATGGAGATGTTGAAACATATATCTATGGGAAACTCGCTTTATGGAGTTTAAATTTAGATGTATCTGAATGGTTGAAAAGTATACTGTCCCCACAAGTAAAAAAGATAGCAATAGCCAATCCTAAAGGTGCCCCTTATGGGGAGAGTACGGTAAAATTTTTGGAAACCCAGGGATTGTACAAAAAAATAAGCAATAAAATTGTATGGGGAAACGATATCGGTCAAACAGCACAATTTGCCTTCTCTGGCAATGCCGAATTAGGATTCATCGCTCTATCACTTGTATTTTCCCCTGACTTGCAAGGCAAAGGACATTTCTATGTATTTCCAGAAGATATATGTCCACCACAAGAGCAAGGATGTGTACTCATAAAAAAATCACAAGAGGTGACACAATTTAAAAACTATATTATGAGTCACAAATGTGATAGTTTATGGGTTAAATTCGGGTATGGATTAGTAAAAAAGTAA